From Polaribacter haliotis:
CCAATCCAAGATTAAAAGTAGCAAAAGGAGCCCTTGCAATTGGTGGAAAACAAACAGGTGTTTATCCAGAAGCATCTGCTGGAGGTTGGAATATTATTGGAAGAACTCCTATTCATTTTTTCAACATAAAAAACGAAAACCCGTGTTTTGCAAAAGCTGGCGATAAAATAAAATTCAAACCAATTTCTTTAGAAGAGTTTTATCAAACTGAAAAAGAAATTGCAGAAAACAACTATATAATCTCTAAAACTTTGCGAAATGATTAGAGTTTTAAAAGCAGGTTTTTATACCTCAATACAAGATAGAGGTAGAGTTGGTTTTGCGCAAAATGGCGTTCCTGTTTCTGGGGTTATGGATAGTTATCCTGCAGACGTAGCAAATAGTATTTTAAATAATTCTTTAGAAGATGCACTTTTAGAAATTACTTTTGGTGGTTGTAGATTAGAATTTTTAATAGAAACTATTATTTGTGTTTCTGGTGGCGATTTTTCAGCAACAATAAATAACAAGCCAATTCAACTAAATTCAAGAATAAAAATCAATAAAAAAGACGTTTTAAGTTTTGGAAAAATAAATTTCGGAGCAAGATGTTACTTGGCAGTAAAAGATGGTTTTTTAACGAAAAAAGTTTTAGGTAGCAGAAGTTTTTATCAAAATATAACAAACCAAATCATTATAAAGAAAGGAGATGTTTTACCAATTACGACTTTTAAAGGTTGTTTAGAAACATCAAATTCAGCAATAAAAATAAAAGAAACACATTTTAAATCAGAAGAAATATATTGTTATAAAGGTCCAGAATTCGAGTTGTTAAAAGATCATCAAAAAGAACAATTATTAGAAAATACTTTTACAATTTCTAACGATAATAATAGAATGGGAATTCGTTTAAATGAGTTAATTAAGAACGACATTCCTTCAATTTTAACATCTGCAGTTTTGCCAGGTACAGTTCAATTAACACCTTCTGGGAAATTAATTGTTTTAATGCGAGATTGCCAAGTTACTGGTGGTTACCCAAGAGTTCTACAACTTACAGGAAATGGCTATTAATAAATTAGCTCAAAAAACAACACATCAGAAACTAAATTTTAGGCTAAAAAGTATTTGAGTCAAGATTTAACCTTATACAGTCAAGTTAAACCCTGTTATAGGCTTATATTTGTAGTGTATTAATCGATACATCACTAAAAAAGTATAATTTAAAAAAATAAAAATGAAAAATTTATCAGGAGTATTATTAGGAACTGTTGTTGGAGCATTAGCAGGTATTTTATTTGCGCCAGACAAAGGAGAGAACACAAGAAATAAATTAAAAAACGAAGCTTTATCTGCAAAAGATAAAATCTCTGAAACAGCTTCAGAATACTCAGAAAAAATAAGTGCAACTGCATCCGATTTAAAAGATAAAGTAAGTTCTACTTACAGTGCTAAAAAAGAAACTTTCGATGCTCAGTTAGAAGATGTAATGTCTAATGTTAGTTATAAAGCAGATGATGTAATAACAACTTTAGAAAAAAAATTAAGCGAATTAAAAGAGAAAAACAGAAAATTACAAAAAGATGTAGTTTCAGAAACTAAAAATGCCAAAGGAAAAATACAAAACGCATAATATATGAGTGTATTTGAATCTTTAAACAATTCGTCTGATAGTGGAGTTGATAAAGGAAAAAAATATGTAGATGCTACTTACGAATATTACAAACTAAAAGCATTTCATATCTTATCTTTATCTTTCAGTACAATTATAAAGCTCTTTGTTATTGGAGGTTTGGTAGGAACAGGATTACTATTCGCTTCCATTGCTTTGGCAATTTATTTGGGCGATATTTTTGAAAGCTTATCATTAGGATATTTAACAGTAGCTGGAATTTATTTTCTTTTCGGAATATTAATTTTCCTACTAAGAAAAAATATCGACAGTAAGATTATTTCTAACCTGGCAGATAAATTCTCAAAATAAAAGACGACTAAGATGAGAAAATACACAAATTTTGTTGATATAGAAAAAGACTTAAAAATGTTAAGTCTAGAAAGACAAATAGCATTAGAAGAACTAAAAATCGTAAAAAGCGATTTCGAAAACCAACTGAAACCATTAAGCTTAATAGGGAATTTCTTAAAATTCGCAAGTAAGTATGGATTATTAGTTCTCGTAAAGAAAATATTTAAATAAAATAGAAGAAATTTATTAGGTTGTTTAGCAATAAATAATCGATAAGTGGTTGGTTGATTAATAACCTCAATGTGAAGACATTGGGGTTTTTTATTTGAAAGATTTCTTAGTACTTTTAAAAATATTATTAAGATTTTTTTTTGGGCGTTTTCACGGGCTTTCCATTATATCTTTTTGCCGAAAAAGGCAAAAAGGATGCCATTTCAATCCCTAACGCACTTACTCAAACTTATAAAAAAAAGATAAACTTTATCTAGCATTATCGTCAGTTACCACTAAAATTTTCTTCTTGAATTCATTAGGTGAGATTCCATATTTTTCTCTAAAAATTTTAGAAAAATAACTTCTACTACTAAAACCAATACTATATACAATTTGCGAAATGTTTAAATCGGATGTGTTAAGCATTTCTCTGGCAGATTCTAAACGAACATGTCTAATATATTCTGTAACTGTTCTATTGTATAAAAATTTAAAACCATCTTGTAATTTAGCTTGCGTTAAACCAGTATCCATAGAAAGTTGGTCTAAAGAATAATCTTTTGCAGGGTTTTTTAATATTTTAGTTCCAATTTTACGAACCAATTTAAGTTCAGTTTTTGCCAAAGAAGTTGGCAAAGGAACACCAGCTAACAATCTATTATGTTGCTGAATGTGCATAGATAAGATTTCATAAACAATCGCTTCAATTTTTAATATTCGAAGCATTCCTTTGTTTTTTACCTTGGCTAATTTTTCAACTAAATCTGCCATTTTAAGATTTAGTGTACCAAAATTTGCAAATCTGTTTTCGTGATCTGTATCTACAAAAACTTCATATAATTTTTTATTTAAACTAGATACGTTTGTCGTTCTTTTTTGAAGAAAATGTTTACGAACAATTTCAATCATATTTATACAAACCGTTTCATTCTTTGGGAAATGCAAATAATCGTAACCACCAGTTTTATTGGTAAAAATTAAAGATTGAAACTGGTCTATTTTTCTTTCATCATTATTTATTCCAAAACGATGTGTTAAATAACCTTGTGCAGGATATAAAAAACGAATAGGGCTAAACTCTGGAATCGACTTAATCTTAATTACAAACTCTTTACGAAGTGTTAAGTTAAAATCTAACAAGTGTACACCCCAATCAAACTGAATAAAGCGTAAATTTCCTTCTCCATTTTCGTTATCGATAGAAAGAATACTTTCATTCCATCTACTTGTAATTGTACCTCCTATAGCATCTTTAATTTGCTCGATTAAATTTTTAGGACTATCAGGAAAAATTTCAATAGTTATCATAAGGGATTTCTAAAATTAAAGCTAATTATCAAACGAAAAAGAAGCTTGTAAATGTACCACAAATAATAATAACATTTTTTAGGATATCGATTAACATCTAAATTAATTGAGACAAAATTAAATGAAAGTAGACCGTAAATTTGATGGAACTATAAACTAAACGAGTATGAATATTTACGAAGAAATAAGAAAAGACCACGATAAGCAAAGAGAACTACTAGATAAATTAGTAAAAACATCTGGAGATACTAAAGAAAGAGATCAGTTATTTAAAGAATTAAAAGACGAATTAGCTGTGCATTCAGATGCAGAAGAACGTCACTTCTACAAGCCTTTAATTTCTAATGATATGATGCAAGACAAAGCAAGACATGGTATCGCAGAACATCACGAAATAGACGAATTAATTGAGCAATTAGAAGAAACAGATTACGATTCTTCAGCATGGTTAAAAATTGCAAAAGAATTACAACATAAAGTAGAACATCATTTAGAGGACGAAGAAAAATCGTATTTCCAATTATCAGGAAAAGTTTTTACAGAAAAAGAAAAACAAGATTTAGCGAAAAGCTACAGAAAACACATGAGTAAAAATCTATAAATTCTTAAGAATTAATTGCGTTAAAAACTATTAAAGATGTAAAATGTTTGACATCTATAAATCAAACAAACATATCATTAAAATTAATATGTTATGAGTACATACACAGAAGAAGTAGGAAAGAAATTAAATGCATTGTTAGAGAAAACTTATGATGCAGAAAAAGGATTTAAGAAAGCAGCAGAAAATGTTGAAAATAATTCCCTTAAGAAGTATTTTAATATGAAAGCTGAAGAAAGATATACATTTGGTCACGATTTAAAAACAGAGATTAGATCTTATAATCAAGAGGTAGACAAAGGTGGAAGTTTAACTGGAGCAGCACATAGAACTTGGATGGATATTAAAGCAATGTTTTCTATGGACGATGAAGAATCTATGTTAGAAGAAGCAATTACTGGAGAAAAAGCAGCAGTTGAAGAATACAATGATGTTTTAAAAGAATTAAGCTTACCTTCAAGTACTAAAAACTTGTTAGAATCTCAAAGAAATAAAATCGAAAACGGATTATACAATATAAAATCTTTAGAACAAATCAATTAATATTTTTTCTAGATAATAAATAATTAAAAGATGCGAGAGCATCTTTTTTTTTGCTTTTAAAATTTATTTACTTCTTTTGCTAAAAAGATTTCACCTTCTCTTCGTTCTCTAAACCTAAAAACCGTTCATTTGAGTTAATAATGAATTTGTTAGCGTTAAATTAAAATGCATAAACCCATTAAATTTGTAGTGTAAGAAATAGGTAACACTATTTATTTATTAACCATTAAAAACTTAAAAATTATGTTACGTTGGACAATTACATTTGTAGTAATAGCATTAATCGCTGCAGTATTAGGATTTGGAGGAATCGCAGGTGCCGCTGCAGGAATCGCTAAAATTATATTCTTTATATTTATTGTATTATTTGTACTTTCTTTAATCAGAGGAGGCATAAAAAAATAATAACCATATAACTGTGGAAAAGAAAATGAACTGCTTGATTTAATTTAAGCAGTTTTTTTATTTTATAAAATTATGCTTTTTTGCATGTTCAATAGCTTCTTCACTTGAATGAACCATTAAAATTGGAGTATCGTAATAATCTTTTATAAGCTCTGTTATTCTTGCCATTCTTTTAACATGCCTTACACTTCTTAAATAAATTGCTTTAATTCTATTTGGATATAATTTTACGATTTCCATATAAATATCTGCATCATGTTCTCCTGCATCTCCAATTAAAATAAAAGATAAATTGGTATATGTTTTTAAGATATTTACTATTTCTTTCTGTTTTTGAGGTTTTGTTTTTGCTGTTTTTTTCTGAAACATATTTCCGAAAGTTCTCAATAAAATAGCTCCTTTCGGAAAATTATTCTTTTTTAGAAAAACTTCTAAATATCGGTATAAATTCCAAGGACTATGACTCACATAAAAAAGAGGATTTGCATTTTTACCAGATTTTCCTAAATGCAATAAACTATAAAATTTAGAAGCCCCTTCCAACGCTTTTCTTTTGTTAGGAGATTTAAAAAAAGTATTAATTAAAAGTCTCCATTTAAAAGTAGAAACTACCCCTGTTTGTAAAATTGTATCGTCAATATCGCTAATTACTCCAAACTCAATAGAATCAGCAGGAATTAATAACTCACCTAAAAAACTGTTTTTATTATTAATGGCTCTATTAATGTTTTCGTTAGTGAAAGAAGCTTTAAAATGAAGCCAACCTTCGTCATTTGCTAAATTAGAAAGGTTTTCTATTTTTTCTTCAACAATAAAATAACCTTCATTGTCTGTAACCGTATTTATTTTGTATTTATTAGGCAACGTAATTGTAATAGCTGTATTTTTAACTTCATCAGTTTCAAAACGTTTCCAAGTATTTATCAATAACCTTATAAAATTCTCTCGTTCTAAATTTATTTTTTCGTCTTGTAAAGCTCTTCCTCTAGCATAAAAATTTGAATTTGTTCCATAACTTTGAAAAACAATAATTTGTAGTGAATCTTTACTAAAAATGCCCATTTATTTTTTGATTACAAGATACAAAAAGGCATAAAAAAAAGCCACAGAATCTGTGGCTTTTCTAAAATATTTAAAAGATAAATTAGTTCTTATCTTTAATTTTTATTTTAATTCCTTCAACATCTTTTAGTTGTTCTCTTACTTCGTCTTCAGTTCCTGTAAATGTCTCTGTAGTAATTGTAGATTTTCCGTTTACGGTTTTTCTAATTTCTACATTTGCAGTTACAATTCCGTTTGCATCGTTTGTAAGCATCTCAACAGTAGTTTCTGTTTTGTTATTTAAGTTTTCACCACCAGAAATACCTTTGTAATTACTAATAGACTTAACCTCTATAACTTCTACATTATTGTTTTCTTCTAAAGTATGTCCTCCTAAAATTGGTGCAATTACCAATCCAATTAAACAAGTAAGTTTAATTAAAATATTCATAGAAGGTCCAGAAGTATCTTTAAAAGGATCTCCAACAGTATCTCCAGTTACTGCAGCTTTATGAGCTTCAGAACCTTTATATGTCATTTCTCCATCAATTTCTACACCAGCCTCAAAAGATTTTTTTGCATTATCCCAAGCTCCACCTGCGTTATTTTGGAAAATTGCCCAAAGAACACCAGAAACTGTAACACCAGCCATATAACCACCTAACATTTCTGCGATTGCTAATTTTTCCATTCCAAATGCTAAAGGAGCAAAAGCGATAATTAATGGGAAACCAATAGTTAATAAACCAGGTAACATCATTTCTCTTAAAGAAGCTTCTGTAGATATAGCT
This genomic window contains:
- a CDS encoding biotin-dependent carboxyltransferase family protein, producing MIRVLKAGFYTSIQDRGRVGFAQNGVPVSGVMDSYPADVANSILNNSLEDALLEITFGGCRLEFLIETIICVSGGDFSATINNKPIQLNSRIKINKKDVLSFGKINFGARCYLAVKDGFLTKKVLGSRSFYQNITNQIIIKKGDVLPITTFKGCLETSNSAIKIKETHFKSEEIYCYKGPEFELLKDHQKEQLLENTFTISNDNNRMGIRLNELIKNDIPSILTSAVLPGTVQLTPSGKLIVLMRDCQVTGGYPRVLQLTGNGY
- a CDS encoding YtxH domain-containing protein, giving the protein MKNLSGVLLGTVVGALAGILFAPDKGENTRNKLKNEALSAKDKISETASEYSEKISATASDLKDKVSSTYSAKKETFDAQLEDVMSNVSYKADDVITTLEKKLSELKEKNRKLQKDVVSETKNAKGKIQNA
- a CDS encoding helix-turn-helix domain-containing protein, with product MITIEIFPDSPKNLIEQIKDAIGGTITSRWNESILSIDNENGEGNLRFIQFDWGVHLLDFNLTLRKEFVIKIKSIPEFSPIRFLYPAQGYLTHRFGINNDERKIDQFQSLIFTNKTGGYDYLHFPKNETVCINMIEIVRKHFLQKRTTNVSSLNKKLYEVFVDTDHENRFANFGTLNLKMADLVEKLAKVKNKGMLRILKIEAIVYEILSMHIQQHNRLLAGVPLPTSLAKTELKLVRKIGTKILKNPAKDYSLDQLSMDTGLTQAKLQDGFKFLYNRTVTEYIRHVRLESAREMLNTSDLNISQIVYSIGFSSRSYFSKIFREKYGISPNEFKKKILVVTDDNAR
- a CDS encoding hemerythrin domain-containing protein — translated: MNIYEEIRKDHDKQRELLDKLVKTSGDTKERDQLFKELKDELAVHSDAEERHFYKPLISNDMMQDKARHGIAEHHEIDELIEQLEETDYDSSAWLKIAKELQHKVEHHLEDEEKSYFQLSGKVFTEKEKQDLAKSYRKHMSKNL
- a CDS encoding ferritin-like domain-containing protein; amino-acid sequence: MSTYTEEVGKKLNALLEKTYDAEKGFKKAAENVENNSLKKYFNMKAEERYTFGHDLKTEIRSYNQEVDKGGSLTGAAHRTWMDIKAMFSMDDEESMLEEAITGEKAAVEEYNDVLKELSLPSSTKNLLESQRNKIENGLYNIKSLEQIN
- a CDS encoding DUF1328 family protein, translated to MLRWTITFVVIALIAAVLGFGGIAGAAAGIAKIIFFIFIVLFVLSLIRGGIKK
- a CDS encoding App1 family protein, giving the protein MGIFSKDSLQIIVFQSYGTNSNFYARGRALQDEKINLERENFIRLLINTWKRFETDEVKNTAITITLPNKYKINTVTDNEGYFIVEEKIENLSNLANDEGWLHFKASFTNENINRAINNKNSFLGELLIPADSIEFGVISDIDDTILQTGVVSTFKWRLLINTFFKSPNKRKALEGASKFYSLLHLGKSGKNANPLFYVSHSPWNLYRYLEVFLKKNNFPKGAILLRTFGNMFQKKTAKTKPQKQKEIVNILKTYTNLSFILIGDAGEHDADIYMEIVKLYPNRIKAIYLRSVRHVKRMARITELIKDYYDTPILMVHSSEEAIEHAKKHNFIK